The following coding sequences lie in one Silene latifolia isolate original U9 population chromosome 5, ASM4854445v1, whole genome shotgun sequence genomic window:
- the LOC141656511 gene encoding NADH dehydrogenase [ubiquinone] iron-sulfur protein 5-B-like codes for MASGWGITGNKGRCYDFWVDFSECMSKCREPKDCSLLREDYLECLHHSKEFQRRNRVYKEEQRQIRAAARKAKGGDEDEGHH; via the exons ATGGCATCAGGATGGGGAATAACAGGAAACAAAGGAAGATGTTATGATTTTTGGGTTGATTTCAGTGAATGTATGTCTAAATGTAGAGAACCTAAAGATTGTTCTCTTCTTCGTGAAGATTATCTTGAATGTCTTCATCATTCCAAAGAG TTTCAAAGAAGGAACCGAGTTTACAAGGAAGAACAACGTCAGATACGAGCAGCCGCCAGGAAGGCCAAGGGCGGAGATGAGGATGAAGGCCATCATTGA